One region of Culex pipiens pallens isolate TS chromosome 2, TS_CPP_V2, whole genome shotgun sequence genomic DNA includes:
- the LOC120423321 gene encoding uncharacterized protein LOC120423321 translates to MADIWSLYDKLDGERAQCKKCPKTISCKGGSTSGLLRHGVNVHNFRVKRRIPESVVQPEDVPSGSKQAKSNTSKQSTIEPFIHKKPMNEMVARLAAQDGLTISAITNSKFIRTSFAQRGYQLPLSKTSVMKLIHDYYEIAKQQTVQQIQDKLAELHFLSITLDEWTSSGNRKYLNVNVHFGDGAFFNLGLVRVKGSFPAEKILEAVDQHLECFAIRDRNVAAATSDAAKVMEKFGKLATFKHQLCFNHGLHLAVCDVIFKSSETPGDLLEESDSDDEDCDSEESDDSKDATIPGLYNSSNYRPVLLQIRNICKLFRRSPVKNAILQKKVVQEFGKPLQLILDVKTRWNSTEQMLARYMKLHESDSDLQAEPKSIQDELAAFINGKAEGPSNKQSTTKASKSSIIHKELTLFEITGELTFGLKSLFNGLKSIKPTSTDSERVFADAANICTKKRTCLADKSIHVICFLNLTRGLSSSLCNQRNEIIARRYIAFSKSCFGEKTTMICCCYLCGIADGK, encoded by the exons ATGGCAGATATTTGGTCATTGTACGACAAACTGGATGGTGAGCGAGCACAGTGCAAAAAGTGTCCGAAGACCATTTCTTGCAAGGGAGGCTCAACGAGTGGACTCTTGCGTCATGGAGTTAACGTACACAACTTCCGGGTCAAGCGTCGTATACCGGAATCAGTTGTTCAACCCGAAGATGTCCCGAGTGGTTCCAAGCAAGCAAAAAGCAATACCTCCAAACAGTCGACGATTGAACCGTTCATTCATAAAAAGCCCATGAATGAAATGGTTGCTCGGCTGGCGGCTCAAGATGGGCTGACCATCAGTGCTATTACAAACAGTAAATTCATACGTACTTCATTTGCCCAACGAGGTTACCAGCTGCCGTTATCAAAAACGTCCGTGATGAAATTGATTCACGATTACTACGAGATCGCTAAACAACAGACCGTGCAACAGATTCAGGATAAGCTCGCCGAACTGCACTTCTTGAGCATCACGCTGGATGAATGGACAAGTTCTGGCAACCGGAAGTATTTGAACGTCAACGTTCATTTTGGGGACGGAGCGTTCTTCAATCTTGGACTGGTTCGCGTGAAGGGATCGTTTCCGGCAGAGAAAATTCTCGAAGCTGTTGATCAACATTTGGAGTGCTTTGCGATCCGCGACCGCAACGTAGCAGCGGCAACATCCGATGCCGCTAAGGTGATGGAGAAATTTGGGAAACTGGCTACGTTCAAGCACCAACTTTGCTTTAATCACGGTTTGCACTTGGCCGTATGCGACGTGATTTTCAAATCTTCGGAGACCCCAGGCGATCTCTTGGAGGAGTCGGATTCGGACGATGAGGATTGTGATTCAGAAGAATCTGATGACTCCAAGGACGCAACAATACCTG GATTGTACAACTCGTCAAATTACCGGCCAGTTCTATTGCAGATCCGAAATATCTGCAAGCTGTTCCGCCGATCCCCGGTCAAAAACGCGATTCTGCAGAAGAAAGTTGTCCAAGAATTCGGCAAACCGCTTCAATTGATCCTTGACGTGAAGACGCGCTGGAACAGCACAGAGCAGATGTTGGCGCGTTACATGAAACTACATG AATCCGATTCGGACTTACAAGCGGAACCCAAATCCATTCAGGATGAGCTTGCCGCTTTCATCAATGGAAAGGCTGAAGGACCGTCCAACAAGCAATCGACCACAAAGGCGAGCAAGTCTAGTATCATCCATAAGGAGTTAACACTGTTCGAAATAACCGGAGAGCTAACTTTCGGACTGAAGTCGCTGTTCAATGGGTTGAAATCAATCAAGCCTACGTCTACCGATAGTGAGCGGGTCTTTGCCGATGCAGCAAACATCTGTACCAAGAAACGCACGTGCTTGGCAGACAAGAGCATCCACGTGATCTGTTTCTTGAA